In one Culex quinquefasciatus strain JHB chromosome 2, VPISU_Cqui_1.0_pri_paternal, whole genome shotgun sequence genomic region, the following are encoded:
- the LOC6050527 gene encoding phosphoglucomutase-2 — MEVNGIQFDSGSAELNEKISEWLQWDKNENTLNEIKSLVKGAEWSALGERLQKRLAFGTAGLRGVMQAGFNAMNDLVVIQSAQGLCQYLAECYPAEADRKRGIVLGFDGRYNSKRFAELSACIFLAQGFSVWLYGRTVATPFVPFAVRELRCLAGIMVTASHNPKEDNGYKVYWTNSAQIISPHDKNIQASILQHLVPLESSWDLSALASSSVRDPYDEMTKLYFEQLSANVPRSFVTDYNRKSPLRFVYTAMHGVGYPFVERGFETVGLQPVVAVKEQRDPDPEFPTVKFPNPEEGKSALVLSMRLANELGSDVILANDPDADRLACAEKDGSTNEWRVFSGNELGALLGWWSIRCYREQFPDASLSDCYLLASTVSSKMCRSIASIDGLNFVETLTGFKWMGNKSVELMESGKTVLFAFEEAIGFMCSPTVLDKDGVSAACQLATMACYLRATAGQTLSDKLSELYEIYGYHYTITSYHFCYDPVVIERIFNRIRNLEGDQYPKAIGVGGKYAIESIRDLTTGYDSSQPDGKAILPSSKSSQMITFSFENGAVITLRTSGTEPKIKYYAEMCAKPGQRDWNASRATLRTMVDAIVEELLEPAKNNLTPRSE; from the exons ATGGAAGTGAATGGAATCCAGTTCGATTCTGGCTCGGCCGAACTGAATGAGAAAATCTCCGAGTGGCTCCAGTGGGATAAG AATGAAAACACCCTGAACGAAATCAAATCGCTGGTAAAGGGCGCCGAATGGAGCGCGCTGGGCGAACGTCTCCAGAAGCGGCTGGCCTTCGGAACGGCGGGGCTGCGCGGGGTCATGCAGGCCGGATTCAACGCGATGAACGACCTGGTGGTGATTCAGTCGGCCCAGGGCCTCTGCCAGTACTTGGCCGAATGCTACCCGGCGGAAGCGGACCGAAAGCGGGGCATCGTGCTGGGATTCGACGGGCGGTACAACAGCAAGAG attCGCCGAGCTGAGCGCGTGCATCTTCCTGGCGCAGGGTTTCTCCGTGTGGCTGTACGGCCGGACCGTGGCCACCCCGTTCGTGCCGTTCGCGGTGCGGGAACTGCGCTGCCTGGCCGGCATCATGGTGACTGCGTCGCACAACCCCAAGGAGGACAACGGCTACAAGGTGTACTGGACCAACAGTGCGCAGATTATTTCGCCCCACGACAAAAACATCCAGGCCAGCATCCTGCAGCATTTGGT CCCCCTTGAATCCTCCTGGGACCTGTCCGCGCTGGCGAGCTCCTCCGTTCGGGACCCGTACGACGAGATGACCAAGCTGTACTTCGAGCAACTTTCCGCCAACGTCCCGCGCAGCTTCGTGACGGACTACAATCGCAAGAGTCCGCTCCGATTCGTGTACACCGCAATGCATGGCGTCGGCTATCCGTTCGTAGAGCGAGGCTTCGAAACCGTTGGCCTACAGCCGGTAGTGGCCGTCAAGGAGCAGCGCGATCCGGACCCGGAGTTTCCCACGGTAAAGTTCCCCAACCCGGAGGAGGGCAAATCCGCCCTGGTGTTGTCGATGAGGTTGGCGAACGAGCTGGGCAGCGATGTGATTTTGGCCAACGACCCGGACGCGGACCGGTTGGCGTGTGCGGAAAAGGACGGAAGCACTAACGAGTGGCGCGTGTTCAGCGGGAACGAGTTGGGTGCGCTGCTGGGTTGGTGGTCGATTCGATGCTATCGCGAGCAGTTCCCGGATGCCAGTTTGAGCGATTGCTATCTGCTGGCCAGTACGGTCAGCTCCAAAATGTGCCGATCGATAGCGAGCATCGACGGGTTGAACTTTGTCGAAACGTTGACCGGATTCAAGTGGATGG GTAACAAATCTGTCGAACTAATGGAAAGTGGAAAAACCGTTCTGTTTGCATTCGAAGAGGCTATCGGGTTCATGTGCTCCCCCACAGTCCTGGACAAGGACGGCGTCAGTGCGGCGTGCCAGCTGGCCACGATGGCTTGCTATCTGCGTGCGACAGCCGGCCAAACTCTCTCAGACAAACTCAGTGAACTGTACGAAATCTACGGCTATCACTACACCATCACGTCGTACCACTTTTGTTACGATCCAGTGGTGATCGAGCGGATCTTCAACCGAATCCGAAACCTAGAGGGTGACCAGTACCCGAAAGCGATCGGCGTCGGAGGAAAGTACGCCATCGAGTCGATTCGCGATCTGACCACCGGGTACGATTCGAGTCAACCCGACGGGAAGGCGATTCTGCCGTCGAGCAAGAGTTCCCAGATGATTACGTTTTCGTTCGAGAACGGTGCGGTCATTACGCTGCGGACCAGTGGGACGGAGCCGAAGATAAAGTACTACGCCGAGATGTGTGCCAAACCGGGACAGCG CGACTGGAACGCCTCCCGAGCCACCCTTCGCACCATGGTGGACGCCATCGTGGAGGAGCTGCTCGAACCGGCCAAAAACAATCTGACGCCCCGCTCGGAGTAG